Proteins found in one Plasmodium relictum strain SGS1 genome assembly, chromosome: 13 genomic segment:
- the EMC4 gene encoding ER membrane protein complex subunit 4, putative, whose amino-acid sequence MNRWDFNLRKYDQKCENLIEPFGYKFVNEAKNVYGPGDSYLKVEKSFSHLNKLNKNDNNKSNISEENKKILNKMAWGICINSIKGLAMNLFVMFMSGGASGIFGIIFIIYSIYNILKSLLNVNDAFKGVENNTKHKFLLQKICFIIINCSVFIYIMNVCSKSGLLPIRSGDYFYYIPHKKIKQKGVGNFF is encoded by the coding sequence atgaatAGATGGGACTTTAACTTAAGAAAATATGATCAAAAATGTGAAAATTTAATAGAACCTTTTGGATATAAATTTGTCAATGAAGCCAAAAATGTATATGGTCCTGGAGATAGTTATTTAAAAGTAGAAAAAAGTTTCAgccatttaaataaattaaataaaaatgataataacaaATCTAATATTTCcgaagaaaacaaaaaaattcttaataAAATGGCATGGGGTATTTGCATTAATTCAATTAAAGGGTTAGCAATGAACTTATTTGTTATGTTTATGTCAGGTGGAGCATCAGGTATTTTtggtattatttttattatatattctatttataatattttgaaatcATTACTTAATGTAAATGATGCATTTAAAGGTGTGGAAAATAATACCAaacataaatttttgttacaaaaaatttgctttataataattaattgttcagtttttatatatataatgaatgtTTGTTCAAAAAGCGGGTTATTACCAATAAGATCAGGtgactatttttattatattcctcataaaaaaattaaacagaAAGGTGTggggaattttttttaa
- a CDS encoding NAD(P)H-dependent glutamate synthase, putative has protein sequence MGKQNANKGLYDSRYEKDACGVGVVADINGKCSRSIIQKALQILLRLSHRGGVQSNDGDGAGILVGIPHDYFQMLSDTCQLPFLLPEKGDYAVAQIFLPQNEERRLYLYHEIEKEVYNHGLVVLGWRSPIPVRRDVISANVKKSEPFIAQMFVCKRSVFKNYDDFNIYPFSDINFTDDTNLNLNDLPDDIELLTFFIRKKLVRHNDMYFCSFSSRTIVYKGLLTPSQIYLYFEDLLSEQFTSYLAMVHVRFSTNTSPTWYAAHPFRRICHNGEINTISVNSILFQARMQSAKAPDFFKSVTIKDLRPINEENYIIYDNDDEILQKKDTFEDIMLTQNRLKKKSRRNLLLKLKRDYTYNSSALHYKIKREYMNSDINSNSEFLSNVNECSKSSSDEEMDINEEYIMNNLKEKNNNKDFGKSMKTQLKHGETKKTKGAISFASDSSILDNAIEFLAMTGRGIEHAVMMLMPRAYQKDPNISPLEKAFYEYHTCIMEPWDGPALVIFTDGYKLGASLDRNGLRPARYSITNDGLFILSSETGVVDLSYDKITHKGSVYPGKVVLIDFKEKKFLRHEEVLSNFLKLKPYKKWLDHYSINLDNIIKPGSNMENIRMNAYKYGAKLNKENFDDDSKKDLDYYDESLIKKLKAFGYTYDAFNIIISPMVKHAADGLGSMGNDTAFPVLSYLHRNLLYYFQQTFAQVTNPAIDPIREENIMSLMSNLGKEGDILHCTYENCQRIFINGPILNEALYNMLFQLPDFPYIIIDMTIDLDKIEAMMSGEYCDDTKNDTKSTPLKKNNADSFKLEEEKMKNVKEEMNKKKISSKYLIKFIDNINTKVENAVRRGFQLVILSHSNVSETKVPIFSILIVGALHKYLLSKNLRTKCSLIVKAGDCFEIHHLAVLLSFGADCIYPFILYESLQFIKYGDNEARLSNSQMISNYRHAANYGILKIMSKNGISTLPSYKGCGLMQPLGISDEILKKCFINVCDSIIGGVTFEFVEKEILSIFYNAYPKRILSLNVKDAIEELDDYGEYHFRSIGKTQMHMNHPETISLLQKATRTANIDTYKKYSELQNELINHCEIRGQLEINYKKCPSYNKKKKRNEPININLVEPINKILLRFCTAAMSFGSLSEEAHTTIATAMNSIGLKSNTGEGGEPEDRIKTAPNEPNTSSAVKQIASARFGVTAYSLVNAQELQIKVAQGAKPGEGGELPGYKVSARIASVRRSTPGIGLISPPPHHDMYSIEDVGQLVYDLKNINKEAKISVKLVSKLGIGVITSGVVKGNCEQILISGMSGGTGASKWTSIKHTGLPWEIGLAEAHQTLCKSKLRKRVILQIDGQLKTGRDVILGALLGAESFSFATQPLISLGCIMMRKCHLNICPVGICTQDPELRKKFAGKPEYIINFFFMLAEEIREYLARMGFRKFSQIIGRSDLLKKKDHLKYDEKRKLLDFSKLLFPGWKYYAEDEIKDDSNKRYNKNVNDKKRNNTNSLYLSSKYKGSNSSLNALSKMGRKQVLINENYNTIKKYDISKGDGGEYKKKNTNKEDTFSLNEEYDEGDAEDEKEENEDDDDEDEEDEDEDEDEDEDDEDEDEDEEDEENDEDEDEEEEEEDDEEEDEEDDDEDEEKKDRSDIEKWKEEKDKKEKKKKKNKHIYEENDFNNENTKLGKIKYYMSANNKIKNKNVSNKLLKRKMNEKKTHGKKKKAKPMPIFCCETQNHKLSDIIDKELIRRSKIALLNCTPVNIKMPVKNTDRAVGAMLSYHIIQRYGEEGLPIDTINVKFRGTGGLSFGVFLTSGVNFELEGDANDFVGKGLSGGIISVHFPKNALFINECQKNMIVGNSVLYGATKGRAFFAGRAGERFAVRNSGAIAVVEGVGSHGCEYMTKGIVVVLGEIGCNFAAGMSGGIAYVLDINEKNVNHQMVDLKVCKSMDEKMTLEKLLHEHYERTNSYTAKMLLQNFDDNLKRFTKIIPRDIKRVLTEACIEFVKTGNEEAAAILDDWASLLKSVDQPENMYKKAMQFFTTISDDISGLPKTLALRNVDGLIINDILQDHHSRRLLTLKNSTKDLDKCIEHNSKKKKNFDFEKLMHNLELCRRNNRKWRRYAEIPYKCNAFADFKNSFPNSLDEKSKEMIKKYFFNEKYLLDLHLKSLNTNKFIETLINREEDEYINMSQKQMSPNIYSLQKYISGNDKLDSLKTKYLSEDPYNMNDKNVKNEQISKIVSYNDKNIEVSTYTTKVQNNNISDFKKDNTPLSEFHNSDDIRTTYRKNSINFSEKKLKKNNNENEVCDVVHIKSYYESFSNNNPSKPFLVANPNKVTGFKDYERLSHPLKDISSRVLDYSEIIVPINVKSKLHNQLLKTQASRCADCGTPTCHYPNSSGGGCPLGNRIFDWNNLIYENEWKKALERLLDTNNFPEITGRVCPAPCEDACVLSINEKPVSIKFIELSIIECGFLKKWIQPIIPHTRTGKKVAIVGSGPAGLAAAQQLNKAGHQVTIFEKDEYFGGLLTNGIPNVRLDKKIVERRLVLMKREGVIMKNNINVGVDITLSDLIKDYDAVLLATGYKIPRKLDIPGANLNNIFYAMDFLTSCQNSLTKSDLMDDNYIDVSEKHVIIIGGGKTAVDCISLAIRMGAASVLQFTRQEIAPTNTTEYWWPGTKNIFKVEYSHEEAIIIQGRDPREFCVRSLEFIPSSKDPKRVSGIKAIKVKLKKNTRNETNKQINNNTVKNETKKQQSKTNKIKTNKNSTNNTQETTTASSHSSSSITENDIIQNYQQIKTHKEYFDIPFTERIYKADVVILALGFTKTDDSIWENDNIKIELDNFNCIKTNNRNYQTNHKKIFACGDCRIGSSTVVQAIAEGRDVASKIDEYLTNFVSILPPCNTYYYYPRNYKNVPFRYSYWG, from the coding sequence ATGGGCAAACAAAATGCTAATAAAGGTTTGTATGATAGTAGATATGAAAAAGATGCATGTGGGGTAGGTGTTGTAGCAGATATTAATGGAAAGTGTTCTAGAAGTATAATTCAAAAAGCATTGCAAATATTATTAAGATTAAGTCACAGAGGAGGTGTGCAATCAAATGATGGAGATGGTGCAGGCATTTTAGTTGGCATACCTCATGATTATTTTCAAATGTTAAGTGACACTTGTCAATTACCTTTTTTGTTACCAGAAAAGGGGGACTATGCTGTTGCACAAATTTTTTTACCACAAAATGAAGAAAGAAGACTTTATTTATACcatgaaatagaaaaagaagtaTACAACCATGGGCTAGTTGTTTTAGGATGGAGATCACCAATTCCTGTGCGTAGAGATGTCATCAGTGCcaatgtaaaaaaaagtgaacCTTTTATTGCTCAAATGTTTGTATGTAAAAGATCTGTTTTTAAGAATTATGAcgattttaatatttatccATTTTCGGATATTAATTTTACAGATGATACAAATTTGAACTTAAATGATCTTCCAGATGACATTGAATTgcttactttttttataagaaaaaaattagtcAGACATAACGATATGTACTTTTGTAGTTTTTCTTCACGTACAATTGTTTATAAAGGACTGTTAACACCATcgcaaatatatttatattttgaagATTTACTAAGTGAGCAATTTACTTCTTATTTGGCCATGGTTCATGTAAGATTTTCGACAAATACCTCTCCTACATGGTATGCAGCTCATCCATTCAGGAGAATATGTCACAATGGTGAAATAAATACTATAAGTGTTAAttctatattatttcaaGCACGAATGCAATCAGCCAAAGCTCctgatttttttaaatcgGTTACAATAAAAGATTTAAGACCAATAAATGAAGAGAACTATATTATTTATGATAATGATGATgaaatattacaaaaaaaagatactTTTGAAGATATTATGTTAACACAAAATagactaaaaaaaaaatcaagaaGAAATTTACTCTTAAAATTAAAGAGAGATTATACCTATAACAGTTCAGCATTAcactataaaataaaaagagaatacATGAACTCTGACATAAATAGTAACTCGGAATTTTTAAGTAATGTAAACGAATGTTCAAAAAGTTCTTCAGATGAAGAAATGGACATTAATGaagaatatataatgaataatttaaaggaaaaaaacaataataaagATTTTGGAAAATCTATGAAGACTCAGTTAAAACATGGAGAAACTAAAAAAACTAAAGGTGCAATTAGCTTTGCTTCTGATTCTTCCATTTTAGATAATGCTATAGAGTTTTTGGCTATGACGGGAAGAGGAATAGAACATGCTGTTATGATGTTAATGCCACGAGCATATCAAAAAGATCCTAATATAAGTCCTTTGGAAAAAGCATTTTATGAATATCATACATGTATAATGGAACCATGGGATGGACCTGCTTTAGTTATTTTTACTGATGGATACAAATTAGGTGCATCTTTAGATAGAAATGGTTTAAGACCAGCTAGATATAGTATTACCAATGACGGATTGTTTATATTATCTAGCGAAACTGGTGTTGTAGATTTATCATATGATAAAATTACTCATAAAGGTTCTGTATATCCAGGAAAAGTAGTTCTTATagattttaaagaaaaaaaatttttaaggCATGAAGAGGttttaagtaattttttaaaattaaagcCTTATAAAAAGTGGTTAGATCATTATTCTATAAATTtagataatattataaaaccTGGTTCTAATATGGAAAATATTCGTATGAATGCTTATAAGTATGGTGCAAAGTTAAATAAGGAAAATTTTGATGATGACAGCAAAAAGGATCTAGATTATTATGATGAATCTTTaatcaaaaaattaaaagctTTTGGCTACACATATGATGcctttaatattattatttctccTATGGTAAAGCATGCTGCAGATGGTTTAGGATCTATGGGTAATGATACAGCTTTCCCTGTGCTAAGTTATTTACATAGAAATTTATTGTACTATTTTCAACAAACATTCGCTCAAGTTACTAATCCAGCTATAGATCCAATAAgagaagaaaatattatgtCCCTAATGAGTAATTTAGGAAAAGAAGGGGATATATTGCACTGTACATATGAAAATTGTCAGCGTATATTTATAAACGGACCCATATTAAATGAAGCACTCTATAATATGTTATTTCAATTGCCTGACTTTCCATATATTATAATTGATATGACCATAGATTTGGATAAAATAGAAGCCATGATGTCAGGTGAATATTGTGATGATACTAAGAATGACACAAAAAGTACtccattaaaaaaaaataatgcagATTCTTTTAAgttagaagaagaaaaaatgaagaatgtGAAGGAAGagatgaataaaaaaaaaatatcatcaaaatatttaattaaatttattgatAACATTAATACAAAAGTTGAAAATGCTGTTCGAAGAGGATTTCAATTAGTTATTTTATCACATAGCAACGTAAGTGAAACAAAAGTTcctatattttctatattaattGTGGGAGcattacataaatatttattaagtaaaaatttaagaaCGAAATGTTCTCTTATTGTTAAAGCTGGAGATTGTTTTGAGATACATCATCTAGCTGTACTTTTATCCTTTGGTGCTGATTGTATCTATCCTTTTATACTATATGAAAGTCttcaatttataaaatatggAGATAATGAAGCAAGATTAAGTAATAGTCAAATGATAAGTAATTACAGGCATGCAGCGAATTATGGTATATTGAAAATTATGTCGAAAAATGGAATATCTACATTGCCAAGTTATAAGGGTTGTGGTTTAATGCAACCCTTAGGCATATCagatgaaatattaaaaaagtgcTTTATAAATGTATGCGATTCTATTATTGGTGGAGTGACATTTGAATTtgttgaaaaagaaatattaagtatattttataatgcATATCCAAAAAgaatattatcattaaatGTTAAAGATGCAATTGAAGAGTTAGATGACTATGGTGAATATCATTTTAGGAGTATAGGAAAGACGCAGATGCATATGAATCATCCGGAGACAATTAGTTTATTACAAAAAGCAACTAGAACAGCGAATATAGatacttataaaaaatattcagaGTTGCAGaatgaattaataaatcattgtGAAATCAGGGGACAATTAGaaataaattacaaaaaatgtCCAtcttataacaaaaaaaaaaaaagaaatgaacctataaatattaatttagtTGAGCccattaataaaattttattgagATTTTGTACTGCAGCTATGTCTTTTGGATCTTTATCTGAAGAGGCACATACAACAATTGCCACTGCCATGAATAGTATAGGATTAAAATCAAACACTGGTGAAGGTGGAGAACCAGAAGATAGAATTAAAACAGCACCAAATGAACCAAATACTAGTTCTGCTGTGAAACAAATAGCATCTGCTCGATTTGGTGTAACTGCATATAGCTTAGTAAATGCACAAGAGTTACAAATTAAAGTAGCTCAAGGAGCAAAACCAGGAGAAGGAGGAGAATTACCAGGATATAAAGTAAGTGCCAGAATAGCTTCAGTTCGTAGAAGTACACCTGGTATTGGTCTAATTTCCCCTCCACCTCATCACGATATGTATTCTATTGAAGATGTTGGGCAATTAGTATATGatctaaaaaatataaataaagaagcAAAAATATCAGTTAAATTAGTTTCTAAATTAGGTATTGGTGTTATTACTTCTGGTGTTGTTAAAGGAAATTGTGAACAAATTTTAATAAGTGGCATGTCTGGAGGTACAGGTGCTTCTAAATGGACCTCCATTAAACATACTGGCTTGCCTTGGGAAATTGGTTTAGCAGAGGCACATCAAACTTTATGCAAATctaaattaagaaaaagaGTTATATTACAGATAGATGGCCAATTAAAAACAGGTAGAGATGTAATATTAGGCGCTTTATTAGGAGCAGAATCTTTTAGTTTTGCTACTCAACCATTAATTTCATTAGGCTGTATTATGATGAGGAAATgtcatttaaatatatgcCCTGTAGGTATATGCACACAAGATCCTGaactaagaaaaaaatttgcaGGAAAACCAGAAtatatcattaattttttctttatgttAGCAGAAGAAATAAGAGAATACTTAGCTCGCATGGGCTTTCGTAAGTTTTCTCAAATTATAGGTAGATCCgatttattgaaaaaaaaagatcatttaaaatatgatgaaaaaagaaaattgttAGACTTTTCTAAATTGTTATTTCCAGGATGGAAATATTATGCTGAAGATGAAATTAAAGATGATagtaataaaagatataataaaaatgtaaatgataaaaaaagaaacaataCTAATTCATTGTATTTAAGTTCTAAATATAAAGGATCCAATTCAAGTCTAAATGCTTTGAGTAAAATGGGAAGAAAACAAGTGTTAATAAATGAGAATTATAAcactattaaaaaatatgatatatCAAAAGGGGATGGTggagaatataaaaaaaaaaatacaaataaagaAGATACATTCTCTTTGAATGAAGAATATGATGAAGGTGATGCAgaagatgaaaaagaagaaaatgaggACGATgatgatgaagatgaagaagacGAAGACGAAGACGAAGACgaagatgaagatgatgaagatgaagatgaagatgaagaagatgaagaaaatgatgaagatgaagatgaagaggaagaggaagaggatgatgaagaagaagatgaagaagatgaTGATGAAGACGAAGAAAAGAAAGACAGAAGTGATATAGAAAAATGGAAAGAAGAGAAAGATaagaaggaaaaaaaaaaaaaaaaaaataaacatatttatgaagaaaatgattttaataatgaaaacacAAAACttggaaaaataaaatattatatgtcTGCTAAtaataagataaaaaataagaatgtATCAAATAAGCtattgaaaagaaaaatgaatgaaaaaaaaactcatggaaaaaaaaaaaaagcaaaaccAATGCCTATATTTTGTTGTGAGACACAAAATCATAAATTATCAGATATTATtgataaagaattaataagAAGATCTAAAATAGCTCTTTTGAATTGTACTCCTGTAAACATAAAAATGCCCGTAAAAAATACCGATAGAGCAGTTGGGGCTATGTTAAGTTATCACATAATTCAAAGATATGGTGAAGAAGGATTACCTATAGATACTATAAATGTTAAATTTAGAGGGACAGGTGGTTTATCTTTCGGTGTTTTTTTAACAAGTGGCGTTAATTTTGAATTAGAAGGAGATGCTAATGATTTTGTAGGAAAAGGATTATCTGGAGGTATCATCTCTGTTCATTTTCCAAAAAAtgctttatttattaatgaatgtcaaaaaaatatgattgtAGGTAATTCTGTTTTATATGGAGCTACAAAAGGAAGAGCTTTTTTTGCTGGAAGAGCAGGAGAAAGATTTGCTGTTAGAAATTCAGGAGCTATTGCAGTTGTCGAAGGAGTTGGAAGTCATGGTTGTGAGTATATGACTAAAGGTATTGTAGTAGTTCTAGGGGAAATTGGATGCAATTTTGCTGCTGGTATGAGTGGAGGAATTGCGTATGTATTagatattaatgaaaaaaatgttaacCATCAAATGGTTGATTTAAAAGTTTGCAAAAGTATGGACGAAAAAATGACACTAGAAAAATTATTGCATGAACATTATGAAAGAACTAATTCATATACTGCTAAAATGTTGTTACAAAACTTCGACGACAATTTAAAAAGATTTACTAAAATTATCCCCAGAGATATTAAGAGGGTTTTAACAGAAGCTTGTATTGAATTTGTAAAAACGGGAAATGAAGAAGCAGCTGCTATTTTAGATGATTGGGCTTCATTATTGAAAAGCGTCGATCAGCCggaaaatatgtataaaaaagcTATGCAATTTTTTACAACTATTTCAGATGATATATCAGGTCTACCTAAAACATTAGCATTAAGAAATGTTGATGGTTTAATAATTAATGATATCCTGCAGGATCATCATAGTAGAAGATTATTgacattaaaaaattctaCAAAAGATTTAGATAAATGTATTGAacataattcaaaaaaaaaaaaaaattttgattttgAAAAACTTATGCATAACTTAGAATTATGTAGGAGAAATAATAGAAAGTGGAGAAGATATGCTGAAATTCCATATAAATGTAATGCTTTTGcagattttaaaaattcttttccAAATTCATTAGATGAAAAATCTAAAgagatgataaaaaaatatttttttaatgaaaaatatttgttaGATTTGCATCTGAAATCATTGAATACCAACAAATTTATTGAAACTTTAATAAATAGAGAAGAAGATGAATACATTAATATGAGCCAAAAACAGATGAGTCCAAATATATATTCcctacaaaaatatataagtgGAAATGATAAACTTGATtcattaaaaacaaaatatctTTCTGAAGATCCATATAACATGAATGacaaaaatgttaaaaatgaGCAAATTTCAAAAATTGTAAGctataatgataaaaatatagaagtTTCGACATATACTACAAAAGTACAAAACAATAACATAAGTGACTTTAAAAAAGACAATACTCCTTTATCAGAATTTCACAATTCTGATGATATTAGAACTACTTATAGGAAAAATAGTATTAAtttttcagaaaaaaaattaaaaaaaaataataatgaaaatgaggTATGCGATGTAGTACATATTAAATCATATTATGAAAgtttttcaaataataatcCCTCAAAACCATTTTTAGTTGCAAATCCCAATAAAGTTACAGGATTTAAAGATTATGAAAGGTTATCTCATCCTCTTAAAGATATTAGTAGTAGAGTACTAGATTATTCTGAAATAATTGTACctataaatgtaaaaagtAAATTACATAATCAATTACTAAAAACACAAGCATCAAGATGTGCCGACTGTGGTACACCAACTTGCCATTATCCAAATTCCAGTGGAGGTGGATGCCCATTGGGAAATAGAATATTTGATtggaataatttaatatatgaaaatgaatGGAAAAAAGCTTTAGAACGTTTATTAGATACTAATAATTTTCCAGAAATTACGGGTAGAGTTTGTCCAGCTCCCTGTGAAGACGCATGTGTTTTGAGCATAAATGAAAAGCCTGTgtcaataaaatttattgaaTTATCCATTATAGAATGTgggtttttaaaaaagtggATACAACCAATTATACCACACACAAGAACTGGTAAAAAAGTGGCAATCGTAGGGTCAGGACCAGCAGGATTGGCAGCAGCTCAACAACTGAACAAAGCTGGGCACCAAGTTActatttttgaaaaagatGAATATTTTGGTGGATTATTAACAAATGGAATACCTAATGTACGTTTAGATAAGAAAATTGTAGAAAGAAGACTAGTACTTATGAAAAGAGAAGGagtaattatgaaaaataatattaatgttGGTGTAGATATAACTTTATCtgatttaataaaagattatGATGCAGTCTTATTAGCTACAGGTTATAAAATTCCTAGAAAATTAGATATACCAGGAGcaaatttaaataacatattttaCGCAATGGATTTCTTAACGTCTTGCCAAAATTCTTTAACAAAATCAGATTTAATGGATGATAATTACATAGATGTTTCTGAAAAACATGTAATTATTATAGGAGGAGGAAAAACAGCTGTTGACTGCATTAGTTTAGCTATTCGTATGGGCGCTGCAAGTGTTTTACAATTTACCAGACAAGAAATAGCACCAACAAATACTACAGAATACTGGTGGCCAggaacaaaaaatattttcaaagTAGAGTACTCACATGAAGAAGCTATCATTATTCAAGGAAGAGATCCAAGAGAATTTTGTGTAAGAAGCTTAGAATTTATTCCATCTAGTAAAGACCCTAAAAGAGTATCTGGAATTAAAGCTATAAAAgtgaaattgaaaaaaaatactagAAATGAAACgaataaacaaattaataataatacggtgaaaaatgaaacaaaaaaacaacaatctaaaactaataaaataaaaaccaATAAAAACTCAACAAACAATACTCAAGAAACTACAACTGCAAGTTCTCATTCGTCATCTTCAATAACTGAGAATGATATAATTCAGAACTATCAGCAAATAAAAACACataaagaatattttgaTATACCATTTACAGAAAGAATTTATAAAGCAGATGTTGTAATTTTAGCATTAGGTTTTACTAAAACAGATGACTCGATTTGGGAAAATGACAATATTAAAATTGAActtgataattttaattgCATAAAAACAAACAACAGAAACTATCAAActaatcataaaaaaatttttgcaTGCGGGGATTGTAGAATAGGATCTAGTACTGTTGTACAGGCCATTGCAGAAGGAAGAGACGTAGCCTCAAAGATTGATGAATATTTAACTAATTTTGTATCTATTCTTCCCCCATGTAAtacttattattattatcctCGAAACTATAAGAATGTACCATTTAGGTATTCTTATTGGGGATAA
- a CDS encoding ribonuclease H2 subunit B, putative produces the protein MEDKNAFLFHIFNSEINENEKKEKVEIRSYSFIKLPSASEPSKIVLYHFNEEANELYLLDRNYYNPKIETIRHEKEKINKNYISIFINNYAIENNCSYYCYPIDALFIFISIIYENCTNNKFTTLENYLNNILKDNEKIRKEVIKNMLYILKKNVNKIKDRLKIVCDELYENEIYYYKPNIEKVKNFYNFKCIILFNYIIENKIIFPDYAQYVEKEILEKYKTDKSSHPLTLIKEEKKQIDKYNEYKKNVDNYLVEFNKKHYRFNGNNLRAFIWLIIKGFMCLSLEEKIVPDDICKKLKEIKDEEEEEKRKTQNVTFTKNKKHPLQAPRNQPMIDSFFKKKRIK, from the coding sequence ATGGAAGATAAAAAtgcatttttatttcatatatttaattcagaaataaatgaaaatgaaaaaaaagaaaaagttgaAATTAGAAGTTATTCCTTTATAAAATTACCCAGTGCATCAGAACCATCGAAAATTGTGCTTTATCACTTTAATGAAGAAGCTAATGAATTATATTTACTTGATAGAAACTATTATAACCCTAAAATTGAAACAATACGgcatgaaaaagaaaaaataaataaaaattatatatctatatttattaataattatgcaatagaaaataattgtAGTTATTATTGCTATCCAATAGATGcactatttatatttatatctataatatatgaaaattgtACAAACAATAAGTTTACTACATTAGAAAACTACTTAAATAATATCTTAAAAgacaatgaaaaaataagaaaagaagtcataaaaaatatgttatatattttaaaaaaaaatgtaaacaaaataaaagatagGTTAAAAATAGTGTGTGAtgaattatatgaaaatgaaatatattattataagcCCAACATagaaaaagtgaaaaatttttataattttaaatgcataattctatttaattacataatagaaaataagaTTATTTTTCCGGATTATGCTCAATATGTGGAAAAggaaatattagaaaaatataaaacagACAAAAGTTCACACCCATTaactttaataaaagaagaaaaaaaacaaatagataaatataatgaatataaaaaaaatgtagatAACTATTTAGTAGAATTCAATAAAAAACACTATAGATTTAATGGTAATAATTTAAGAGCATTTATTTGGTTAATTATTAAAGGTTTTATGTGCTTATCactagaagaaaaaattgtaCCTGAtgatatatgtaaaaaattaaaagaaattaaagatgaagaagaagaagaaaaaaggaaaacaCAAAATGTGacatttacaaaaaataaaaagcatCCTTTGCAAGCTCCTAGGAATCAACCAATGATAGattccttttttaaaaaaaaaagaataaaataa